Below is a window of Spirochaetota bacterium DNA.
CAGAAATAACTGTTTCAACAACAAATTTAATAATAGCTTCTTCCCCTTCAAGAGGTTTAAACATTTTAAGTGCACTCATATTTTCTGCACCCCCACCTTTTGGAGCAAATTTTATACTAATTTTATTGCCAGAAATGTTCTCAAAGTGAATTATAGGAGGTAAATTTGTTTTAGTATTAGATCTATCATAAATTGGGTCATTTACCATTGATTTCCTAAGATAGCCTTTATCATAAGCTTCTCTAGTTGCTTCAATAATAGCATCTGAAATATGCCCACCTTCAACTTTAACATCATCACCTACTTGAACAAAAAAAACCGCAGTGCCGGTGTCTTGACATATTGGCATATAATTTTCTTTAGCAATATCTGCATTTTGAATCAATTTTTCTAAAATAGATTTACCAACTGGAGATTCTTCAATTTTTATATTATCTTTTATAGATTGATATACATCAGAAGGTAGAATATAGGATGTTTGAAGAATCAAATCAACAACTTTATTTTTTATTTCATTAAAACTTATAATCCTAATTTTTTCCATATCTACTCCAGAAAATAAAAATGAAAAATAAAATAATATCTTATTCCATTGAAGCATAACCTTCGATAGAAGTAAATCCATCCACTTTTAATGGAGGAAATTCATCCATAACTTCTATATTCTCTTCACCAATAAATCCAACCATAAGATACTGCTTTGAAATCGGATCAAATTTAAATTGTTTAATTAACCTAAAATCTTTTACTTCACCAGTACTTTTTACATGAATTCTTTTCCCTGTACAATAATATTTCTCCTCCCCAATTGAAATATAATCTCCATTTAAAGGTTTAACTGGTAAGTTTTGCTCTATTAACTTTTTTACTTCACTTTCTACTAATTCTAAATCGATCTTTGGTCTTTCACTAAAACCAATAACAAAACCATGCCTAACATCAGAGTGCAAAATATCCCTACTAATACCATAAAGCTTCATCAATACTAGACCTGTTAGATCTTCTGCTGTATGGGCCATAAGTCTATATATAAGATTTGTTTCAGCAACTTCTTTAATTTTATATGGTGATGGACCTAGAACAGATGGTCTATAAACTCTAACTTCTTCACCTATTCCAAATATTATCTGAGCATTGTAGCCAAGATGCTTATAAACTAGATCAAAATGCTCAACAACTACTCTTCTATTTGAATGAACAACTTTATTTATAACATCAACTATTTCATGCATTTGGTGAAATGCAAGTTCATGCCTTACATCAATATGAAAAGTGTGACCAGAAAAATAGTCTGAAGGTTCAAAACTAAATATTGGATTGTTTGGTATATTTACACCTTCATCATCATTTGTAAGCTCAAGCCCAGGGAATATTCCCCTTATTAAAGTTGATTTACCAGAACCTTCAGGCCCTATAACTCCGATTAAATAATCTGTTGGGTATAAAAATTTATCAGCAATTTGACTACCAAGAATATATAATCTATATCTTCCTCTTGGAGCATAATAAACAGCAAATCTTAGATTTTCTTTAATTGGCATTGAAAGCATATTTACCCCCTTAATACAAATATAGACATTTATAATTATATAATTTTAAAAAACATTCACTTAAAGTTCAAATTCCATATCAAGTAAAGGACCATGCTGCTGTGCTCCATAAACATCTGTATCACCGGGAGAACCAGATGGAATAATCCTTTTCATTCCAAATTTAACTGCTAAAGCTGGTTCAAAGAATATTATATCAAAAATTTCTTCTTCATCAACCTTAAATAATTTAGAAATAATATTTTTATTAATAAGATTTTTTTCTTTAACTTTTTTAAATGTTTCAGCATCCTTAAAAATTATATCAAAGGTTAGTTCAAATGGACTTGAATTTTTGCTCCTAATAACTTTTGCTATTTCTCTTATATTTTTTTTTATCATCTATATCTCCATCAATTTTTTAATTTAATTAATTTAATAAATATTTATTTTTGACATAAATATTATTTTATATTATCTGTTAAATATTTTTTATTTTATATAATTTTGTTTTTATTTTTTACATTAAAAAATAAAAATATAAAAATTTTATAAATAAATTAATCAATTTTTAATATATTCAATCTGCTTTTTGAATATTGAAAAATCATCAAGTTCCATAAGATGATACAATGAAAATTTATAAACTTCTCCTGCTTTAATGTCAGAAGGTGAAAAAGGAAATGCAAGATTTCCTGCAGTTGAAATCCTTCCTTCATACCCATAATGGAGCATAGTTGATCTAACAAGAGAACAAATAGTATTTGCTTCAGATTGAGTCTTTGCTACTGCCTCAATTAGAATTCCTATTTCATAAGAAAATGCTTTATTTACAGGTTCAAGTTTTCCCATAACTCCATTTTTTCCATAAACATGAAAATATATATCTCCATTTATATTTTCTTTTTCAAGTAAAAGATTTACCCTTTCTTTAACTTTTTCTATAATAGAATCTATTTTTTCAATCATCACTGGATCATGTGAACCTGCTATTGTAATAGTTCTATAACCAACTTTTCTTGATCCCTCCAGTTTAATCATATATTTTGGAGATTTTTCATATTTGGAGCTTCTTACCTCAACCATACCATTTCCAATATCTATAAATTTAACATTTTCAAGATTTAACTGTCCACCAGGACCTGGAAGATGAATAGGATCCGATTTTTCATAAAGTGAGTGAGCTGCTACTGATAAAGTTGTAAATATTCTATCATCATTTAAAGGCTTTAATATAAATGAATCTTTCTTTAATATACCAAATGCACAGTCAGAACCAGAACCAGGAGAAGCAGCAATTGCTGCACACTCTAATATTTTTCCAAGATGAATAGCTAAACCTTTATCATAACCAAGCATGATAGGTAGACAAGCAAAACAAGCTGGATCATAGGTTCTTCCAGCTAAAATAACATCACATCCTTCTTTAAGAAGATCAATAAATGGCTCAACACCTATTTGAGCTACAATATGAGGAGTTTCTTCAATATCCTCAAGATTCAAAACTTCTGGATAACCTAAAGGAATTAATTTTCCTTCTTTAAATTTTTTAATAACTAAATCCTTATCTATATCAGAATAAATTTTTCCCATCTTAAATGAAAGCTTTTCTTCTTTAGCTATTTCTTTTATTATTTCTTCACACCAATCCATATGTGGCTTTGCCCCAGAACCACCAGCAGTACCAATGACAACAGGAATACCATTTTTAACTCCATGAACCAGCATATATCTTAAATCTCTTTTAACACCTAGTCTATCTGTAAAAGATACTCCTGCTCCCAAATAGTATGGGCCTGGATCAGTAGAACCAGCATCAACAGCAATTAAATCTGGTTGCAATTCCATTGCATTTAAAAAAGACTTTTCTGGAAATCCATAACCAAGAATAGCAGTAGGTGAAAGTATCTTAAGTTCATCTTTTTGTGGATTTTTTTCTAAAATTTCTTTTTTTATCATTATTTTTACTCCTAAAGATTAAATAAAAAATATATTTGTATTTAAACATTTACCTATACATTCTTTTTACCTTTTATACTTATACTCAAGAAGATTAATAACTCTTTCAATTTCATTTTTAACTATACAAAATCCTTCATCAAAACCCATTCCTGGTTTTGCAAGTAATCTTTCTGATTGAACAGCAATAGCTATGTCAGTACAAATTTTAGCTGAAATGTCTGTCTCATTACAAGTACCTCCCTGATAAGCTTCCATTCCAAATTTCTTACAATAAATAACACTTTCAATTATATTATGAACTGAACCAAGATCTGGAGTTTTTATTTGTACCATATGACAAGCTTTGGCATCTGTAAATTCAACTATATCTTCATAAGTATTACACCATTCATCAGCAACTATTTTTACTCTTGACCCAAAAGACTCAAGTTTCTCTTTTATCTTTTTTAAATATTCTATCTGTTTATTCTTTTCACCTAAATCAACAGGTCCTTCTATATATAGTTGAAATTCTTGAGCATACTTTTCAAGTGAGGCAAGATAATCTGCTATTTTATCTATATTGTTTTCAAATATTATTCCAATAGTACCATAAACATCAATATGAATTGTTGGAATATAATTATTGTGAAGTCGTATTTTTTTTATTCTATTTGCAATCCAACTAATATAATCTTTCAATAATTCTCCCTTTTTCCCTAGCTTTGTATCTACATTGTTTATTAAACCATGTGGGAGAACATCTACTTCTTTTAATATCATCTTATCTACATTAATAAATCTATCATCTCCAGATTGACCAAAAATAGGAACCCTTTTTATAACTTTAGGTAAATTATATTCCCTCCATATTGTTTCAACAATAGTTTCGCAATGTGCTTTTGAAACAGCATCTAATAAGGCTTG
It encodes the following:
- a CDS encoding fumarate hydratase, giving the protein MDLLLSKVMLQWNKILFYFSFLFSGVDMEKIRIISFNEIKNKVVDLILQTSYILPSDVYQSIKDNIKIEESPVGKSILEKLIQNADIAKENYMPICQDTGTAVFFVQVGDDVKVEGGHISDAIIEATREAYDKGYLRKSMVNDPIYDRSNTKTNLPPIIHFENISGNKISIKFAPKGGGAENMSALKMFKPLEGEEAIIKFVVETVISAGGNPCPPIIIGIGIGGNFEKCAILAKKALFRNIGERNKNPNYARLEERIKKEVNNTGVGPQGIGGRVTCLDVFIEYYPCHIASLPVAVNLNCHAARHGEIEI
- a CDS encoding alanine-tRNA synthetase second additional domain-containing protein, coding for MLSMPIKENLRFAVYYAPRGRYRLYILGSQIADKFLYPTDYLIGVIGPEGSGKSTLIRGIFPGLELTNDDEGVNIPNNPIFSFEPSDYFSGHTFHIDVRHELAFHQMHEIVDVINKVVHSNRRVVVEHFDLVYKHLGYNAQIIFGIGEEVRVYRPSVLGPSPYKIKEVAETNLIYRLMAHTAEDLTGLVLMKLYGISRDILHSDVRHGFVIGFSERPKIDLELVESEVKKLIEQNLPVKPLNGDYISIGEEKYYCTGKRIHVKSTGEVKDFRLIKQFKFDPISKQYLMVGFIGEENIEVMDEFPPLKVDGFTSIEGYASME
- a CDS encoding DUF4387 domain-containing protein; translation: MIKKNIREIAKVIRSKNSSPFELTFDIIFKDAETFKKVKEKNLINKNIISKLFKVDEEEIFDIIFFEPALAVKFGMKRIIPSGSPGDTDVYGAQQHGPLLDMEFEL
- a CDS encoding DUF1446 domain-containing protein, which encodes MIKKEILEKNPQKDELKILSPTAILGYGFPEKSFLNAMELQPDLIAVDAGSTDPGPYYLGAGVSFTDRLGVKRDLRYMLVHGVKNGIPVVIGTAGGSGAKPHMDWCEEIIKEIAKEEKLSFKMGKIYSDIDKDLVIKKFKEGKLIPLGYPEVLNLEDIEETPHIVAQIGVEPFIDLLKEGCDVILAGRTYDPACFACLPIMLGYDKGLAIHLGKILECAAIAASPGSGSDCAFGILKKDSFILKPLNDDRIFTTLSVAAHSLYEKSDPIHLPGPGGQLNLENVKFIDIGNGMVEVRSSKYEKSPKYMIKLEGSRKVGYRTITIAGSHDPVMIEKIDSIIEKVKERVNLLLEKENINGDIYFHVYGKNGVMGKLEPVNKAFSYEIGILIEAVAKTQSEANTICSLVRSTMLHYGYEGRISTAGNLAFPFSPSDIKAGEVYKFSLYHLMELDDFSIFKKQIEYIKN
- a CDS encoding methylaspartate ammonia-lyase, which codes for MKIKDIILSAGKTGFFFDDQKAIKKGAKQDGFIYEGRPELPGFEAIRQAGESISIMIILENGNIAIGDCAAVQYSGAGGRDPLFLAKNYIPFIEKYIKPLLLGREVNNFRELAKEIDDLVIDGKRVHTAIRYGISQALLDAVSKAHCETIVETIWREYNLPKVIKRVPIFGQSGDDRFINVDKMILKEVDVLPHGLINNVDTKLGKKGELLKDYISWIANRIKKIRLHNNYIPTIHIDVYGTIGIIFENNIDKIADYLASLEKYAQEFQLYIEGPVDLGEKNKQIEYLKKIKEKLESFGSRVKIVADEWCNTYEDIVEFTDAKACHMVQIKTPDLGSVHNIIESVIYCKKFGMEAYQGGTCNETDISAKICTDIAIAVQSERLLAKPGMGFDEGFCIVKNEIERVINLLEYKYKR